The Gossypium hirsutum isolate 1008001.06 chromosome A03, Gossypium_hirsutum_v2.1, whole genome shotgun sequence genome contains the following window.
ataatatacatacaaagtatttaaattaaatcaaatgtataaattatctaattaaatttttatctaattttcaaaatttctcgtTATCTActtaaaaatttatctaatttattttaaacaaaaaattatctatctaatttaatttaataatgttaaatatattttaatttatctaattaacaattttttatttaataatgttaaatatattttaatttatctaattaacaattttttatttaataatgttaaatatattttaatttatctaattaacaattttttaaatattgtttatttaatttaatttttaaaaatataaatgatgTGGTAATAGATTAAAAGTGCCATCTGTGGTAATATTATATTAGATTTGAGTAGTTATTAtcatatgtatacatatctgaagtactaaataaaaagaaaatgttaataCAAACCACATCTATCTTCTTCATTTTATCTTTCGGCCGACCACTCCCAGAagataaaaggaaaaaagagaaagGGTCTCTTCTACTCTGCTGCTTCTGAAAGAGaataccctttttttttttctattttagtttctCTGCTTTTTAAATTCTTCACCGactctttctttttatttaggtgagttttttatattttttgctgGGTTTTTCTTTAGCTCTAATTTAATGTTTTCTTATGCCTTTATGAGCTTTTTGAATGTTTGGATTTTCATCTTTGTCTGTCTTTGTTCGTTTTTTTTCAAAAGATCTGATTTGGGGTTTTGGTATGGTGTTTGGTTGGGttttaatttgtgtattttttttctttttctttttttttgttttctgtgGTGATTGCTTATGAATAAGGTGAGTAGCCATGCTTAAATAAATTAAGCCCATTGAAAGTGCGAAGCTTTTTTGTAAGtcgttttatttcatttttttagatttaattattgCACCTTAGCTTTATATCAATTATTTATACATATGCTGATAACTTTGTTATCTGAAGGTGCATATATTAGGGTAAGATGAGTATATTTGGTTAATGTTTCTTGACGAAATGCTATGAATTTATGTTTTGCTCGATGAAGTGCTATAACTATGGTaattaaaattatctatagaCAAGCACCtggtttttttctcttttggttGACTTTGAGACTATATGCTGTCTTGTTTTTTTGTTCAACTGTGTTCTTTTGAAGCGATTGTTGGTGAATGCTTTATACCTTTATTCATGCTTAGTGGAGTCTTGTAATTTGCGAATGATGCAAGTTTTTGGATTGTGTCTTTTGAAGTATTAGTTTCAATTGACTTGTTTTATTACCAAATGTAGATTGCATAGGAGTGATGGCTAAGATTCTGGCTCAGTCTGCTATTGTTCCTACTCTACTTTCTAGTCGTAGCCATGGTGCGTCTAAAGAATCTGGAAAACCAAAGAGGTCTGCCAAAATGATGTGCAGTTTACAAACTCCTGGATTGAGGATAAGGAGTTTTTCTGGGTTGCGAGGCTCAAATTCTTTAGATAATATTGTCAGATATGGCCAAGATTTCCATTCTAAGGTTGGAATTTCAATATCTTCTCAACGGGGAAGAGGTAGCAGATGCGTACCTAAGGCCATGTTTGAGCGCTTCACTGAGAAAGCGATTAAAGTAATTATGCTTGCACAAGAGGAAGCCAGACGGCTTGGCCATAATTTTGTTGGTACTGAGCAAATTTTATTGGGCCTTATTGGTGAAGGTACTGGCATTGCTGCAAAAGTTCTTAAATCCATGGGAATCAATCTTAAAGATGCACGTGTAGAAGTGGAGAAGATAATTGGAAGGGGAAGTGGATTTGTCGCTGTGGAGATTCCTTTTACTCCTCGCGCAAAACGTGTTCTGGAACTCTCGTTGGAAGAAGCTCGCCAGCTTGGTATCTCTATCTTTTAGTTTCTCCTTTTtcgatttttattatttatgccATCTTTTAAACTGGGAATTTAGCTAGCATCGAGAGTTACTCAAACcattttatcaaatttcattttatttgagTTGGTTACTTATATGACAATTCATACTGTCATGTGCATCTGTGTTAGAATTTATTTATTTGGGGCAAGTTGAAGGAAtcaaattttccattttccttaACCTATAGGAAAAACTTTTGACTTGATGAAGCTGGGAAAATACCGAAGGATTGTTGTAGTCAGGAGGCTTTTCCTTATTTAAACAACCATAATGTGTAGGTGTAAGCTCTTAGCTTGCCTCATGAAATCCCTAATTGTCATTTAGGACTTTCTCCTCTATTCATTTTGTTTATAAAACAAGTATTATGGACTTGACTTGGAAAAGTTACTTTGATTAATTGGTAAATCTTATCTTATGAAAATTTCAGGCCATAATTATATTGGATCAGAGCATCTTCTTCTTGGGTTGCTTCGTGAAGGTGAAGGTGTAGCAGCCCGTGTTCTTGAGAATTTAGGTGCTGACCCAAGTAATATCCGCACCCAGGTAAGAATGCCTTTAGATTTGATCTTGTTTCAAATTTCTggttcattttttttcaatataaaaatCAATGGGGTTAATTATTCATTTGATTATCTAGGTTATCCGTATGGTTGGTGAGGGCAATGAAGTTAGTGTTGTTACTGGAGGATCAGGTGGAAACACGAAGATGCCAACACTTGAGGAATATGGGACCAATCTGACTAAGCTAGCTGAGGAGGCAAAGAATTTGTTTATCTGTTTTATATCCTAGTATTTATATGTGCTCGTTTCTAAGCAGGTCTTTTCCACTTTCAGGGTAAATTGGATCCTGTTGTTGGGAGGCAGGATCAAATAGAACGTGTTGTCCAAATATTGGGTAGACGAACCAAAAACAATCCGTGTCTTATTGGAGAACCTGGTGTTGGTAAAACTGCAATTGCAGAAGGTCTTGCTCAACGTATTGCCAGTGGTGATGTTCCTGATACAATTGAGGGAAAGAAGGTGCGTAAAATGTCTCTTTTTCTTATACACACTTTATCTTATCACAGGGATTAAAGAATTGAGggtatttcttttttcatttttagaattGTGCCTTTGTCCTGACTTGCAGATCTGGTATTTCTTTTGCATGTTCCCATTAGAACTGCCTTAAACTTCCTTCCATTGCACAAGTTGCATACTAAAATCCGTGCATAACATTTATCTGCATTGAGTAATTCTCCGTGGATTTTACTGCATTAATGTACATGACATGAAAAAATTATTCATGGAGATTTTAGTGCCTTATATTCTGAACTTGTATGTTATTACTTTCAAGAAATTTGAGATATTCAAACTGCAAGGGTCTTGTGCAAAGCTAGTTAAAAATGATAAGTGAGGTGCTCGTTTCTCTCAGCACTAAGGTTTCCTTTTTTACCTAGTTCCCCATGTTTTCCCGAGCTCCCAAAGATACATTAAGTTTTTTGTAActgttttttctattattttttcaatGACTAATGCTCATTGACCCTCTTTTCTTGTTAGGTTATTACACTTGATATGGGTCTCCTGGTTGCTGGAACTAAATATCGTGGAGAATTTGAGGAAAGATTGAAGAAGCTAATGGAGGAAATCAAGCAAagtgatgaaattatattgttTATTGATGAGGTGCACACCTTAATTGGAGCAGGAGCTGCAGAAGGTGCTATTGATGCTGCCAATATCTTGAAGCCAGCTCTTGCAAGAGGTGAATTGCAGGTAAATCTTGTTCTTGCAATGCAGATTGTAGTCTGTATATTAATTTTAAGTCAGCAAATAGAGTaaggaaatagaaaaatattttttgtcaGTCTTTTTTAGGTTTGGGTTGAGCTGGCGCTGCATATCAATATACTAGGCCAATTTTCTGTTTATAGTTTCACTAAATATTACAATTGTAAGAGCCTAAACTTGATTGTCATGATCTCACTTCTGTCTGAATTATTTGGGGCCTGTCTATTGCTGCCTGCTTATGTCAGGATTTTCTGTTTAGCAAGGTGAAGTGAGGCATATTGTTATATCTGGTATTTGTGCTACTGTTGAAAACAGTATTGGGTTAATGCAAACTATTGGTATTTGAATTCATGCAGTGTATTGGAGCAACAACACTGGACGAATACAGAAAGCATATTGAGAAAGACCCAGCATTGGAAAGAAGATTCCAACCGGTCAAAGTGCCTGAACCATCTGTTGATGAAACTATACAGATTTTGAAAGGTTTGCGAGAACGTTATGAGATACACCATAAGCTTCGGTACACAGATGAGGCCTTAATTTCTGCTGCACAGCTGTCATACCAGTACATCAGGCATGTGATCATCTTATTTCATAAAGTATTTGCAATTTCTTAGTCGCTAAATTTCTCACTTTGATTTATGTAAATTTCAGTGACCGTTTTCTACCTGACAAAGCAATTGACTTGATTGATGAAGCCGGTTCTCGTGTTCGCCTTCGTCATGCACAGGTGTGCTTCTCTTAAATCTAGCCGTAAGTGACTCTTGTTTGCCTTTCTGTCTTAAGTTTATTTGATGGCATTCTTGTTGGTGCAGCTCCCTGAGGAAGCTAAAGAGCTTGAAAAAGAGCTGAGGCAGATCACAAAGTCAAAGAATGAAGCAGTCCGCAGCCAGGACTTTGAGAAGGTACAAAAGTTTTTCTAGTTTTATGGGCCCATTATTTCTTCTAGAGGGTGGATCAAAATATATTAATGGTCCTCCTTTGGGTCTTAACATTTTTGTATTTGATTGTTTGATGGTctcaaaattttgatttcttataaTGCTGTTAAGTAGTCaccatttctttttcctttttggttTTTACAAAATTTGGTTTAGCTCAATGCATACTACTTTCTTTAAACAGGCCGGGGAATTACGTGATCGAGAAATTGAACTTAGGGCTCAGATCACTGCAATTCAGGAGAAAGACAAGGAGATGAACAAGGCTGAGGCTGAGGCAGGAGATGGAGGTCCTGTTGTGACAGAAGTGGACATCCAGCATATAGTCTCTTCATGGACTGGTATTCCTGTTGAGAAAGTATCAACTGATGAATCTGATCGTCTCCTTAAGATGGAAGAGACACTTCATAAGCGAGTCATTGGTCAGGATGAAGCTGTTATAGCCATTAGCCGCGCTATCCGACGTGCCCGTGTAGGTCTCAAGAACCCCAACCGGCCAATTGCTAGCTTCATCTTTTCTGGACCAACTGGTGTAGGAAAGTCAGAACTAGCAAAGGCTCTAGCTGCTTACTATTTCGGCTCTGAAGAAGCTATGATCCGACTTGATATGAGTGAGTTCATGGAAAGGCACACAGTGTCCAAGCTCATTGGTTCACCTCCTGGGTATGTTGGTTACACTGAGGGTGGTCAGCTAACTGAGGCTGTTAGAAGACGTCCGTACACTGTAGtactttttgatgaaattgagaaggCCCATCCTGACGTCTTCAACATGATgcttcagatactcgaggatggAAGGTTGACAGACAGTAAAGGACGAACTGTGGATTTCAAGAATACCCTTCTGATAATGACATCTAATGTTGGAAGCAGTGTAATTGAGAAGGGTGGCCGACGGATAGGTTTTGATCTTGATTATGATGAGAAAGACAGCAGTTACAATAGAATAAAGAGCTTGGTGACGGAAGAGCTGAAACAATATTTCCGGCCTGAGTTCTTGAATAGATTGGACGAAATGATTGTTTTCAGGCAGCTCACCAAGTTGGAGGTGAAGGAGATAGCAGATATAATGCTTAAGGAGGTGTTTGACAGGCTTAAAGACAAAGAGATAGAGCTTCAAGTGACTGAAAGATTTAGGGAAAGGGTGGTGGAAGAAGGATACAACCCGAGCTATGGTGCAAGGCCTTTGAGAAGAGCCATTATGAGACTTCTCGAGGACAGCATGGCCGAGAAAATGCTTGCCAGGGAAATCAAGGAGGGTGATTCAGTAATCGTTGATGTTGACTCCGATGGAAATGTTACGGTTCTCAATGGTAGCAGCGGTACGCCTGAGTCATTGGGCGATCCAATTTCAGTCGTTTAACCAAATAGCCTTTTTTGGATATATGCTCATTTTACCTTTCCGTTTTCATTGAAAGGACTACTTGGCAGTTGAATTGAAAGTCATCGCTAGCTTGCCCGTTGGCATTGAAGGTGTATTTCTGACACTTCAAATCGCCTGCTTAATTGGAAGGGGCAAAAAAGATACTGGTAGTGTTAGTTTAGAATTTAACTTCACAATAAACTGTTTGGATATATTgttttgaattatattgaaatacGTTCTAATGTGATTATGTTCCACTTCTACTATCTGGAAAACATTTGTTCATAGTTAAAGCGGCTAAGCGTCCTGGTCATTACCGGATTATATATTTGGTTATTCGTAGTTCGTGTATCTATGTTATTTGGCTTCTTCCTTTTCTTGGGTCTGGTAGATGCAAGAATACGCAGAAAAATCATTAGATTTTAACACGGTTTTCTTCAGCTCTCTACTGTAGTCTTCTTTTCAGTTCCCTCGACTGCAATTGGAAGTAGTCTACATTTCTgcaaaagaaagttaaaaattgAGTATTGGTCAACTAATACAAGAATAAACTAATTTAGCAGCATATGGCTCAAGCAAGATCCAACCAACTTTTCTTATATTACGGAGTATTTTTTAGCTCAAAGTAAGAAGTAGTACTTACTGCAGACAGTCCATTTCTTAACCCCAACAAGCTGAGCATGAAGAGCTTTCCGGACAGCTTTCCAATTTAGATAATTTACAATTGTCTTCACATAGACGTCGATCCTCTTGAATACTTGCTGCGAGGTAAACCAGAATATGTTAGTTGAAATCAATGGAGACATTGGAAAAATATGCAATGGAAGAGTTGCCTGGAGATTTAGGATCATTTATTATGAGATCACTGATGATATGCAAACATCAAGTGTAATCCACAAATTTACTGGCTTCTCCACTTACATGGCTCATCACCATTGAACAAGGTGAAACTGAGTCTCTATAGTGCTGACAGACATATCTAGAATAGTCATAGGAGGAATATTTTGTAGGTCACTTTTGATATCAATCCGAAGCCATTCTTAGAACCATCAAGTGTGAAAATCCATCAATGGGCTTTCATGGGCTCAACACTTGGGCTTATAAAGCTCACGTGAAGTCAGAAAATTCATTTGGTTTCTCATAGGGATAAGGGATCACTCACATCCTTAGACAATAACCGAGGTGTATGAACTTAAGCACACAGTTCTCTCCCTATTCAGTGAGAGCTACGTGACCGGTAACTTTGTGCAAATAGGAAAAGTTACTTGGCCACGAACTTGGGTATAAATAGGAGAATCTACATATCTCATACACAACTCATTTTACAAATCTCGTTCTTAAAATCTTCACTCATTTTCACATTCTTCTCTATTTTAAGAGTACCTCTCTTTAGTGCTCTCTATCTTTCTAAAATTCTAGGCCCCTACGAACAAAATCCATTACTTTAGGCTTTAAGCATCGGTCGAGGGTATCACCATGCTTGCCAGACAAGCGCATCAAATTTGATTCTCatacttaaattatttttcatttgatttaCTTATTCTTGTTTGATAAGTTGACTTAATCGTTGAAGTATGCCATAAAAGCAACCTCTTATGCTTACTTGCGATTGTTTCCTCTTTCAAGGTGTCTAAGGAATGTTCACCACAAAACAAATACGAAAAAAGGACGAGCCTTTCATCCTTGATGTCATTCCTTGTCTAAGACCCTACCATGATAATTGCTCACTCCCTTGAAGCACTCTTGGTGCCTACATCCATATGAGGTCCTACCACAATTGTTGTTCACTCCCTTACAACACTTTAGGAATCCACTTATTCCTGAAGGCCTCACCACGATTGTTGCTCACTCTCTTAAAGTACTCTAAGCGACTATGCTTGTCCAAGGTCCCATCATGATCATTTCTCACTACCTTGTAGTATTCTTGACATCTACATTTATTTGAGATTCTATTACGATAGTCAGTCACTTTTTTAATACTATCAAAGGCTCAAGACATTACCATGATGAACAAAGGTTCTCCCTACTTACATTGGACGTCTTCATAAGTTTTTGTTTACTCCATCCTAATATCTAGCACACCTTGTTCGTGAACCTTCACCGCTATGAACAGTGGAACTTTCTCATCCACAACATTTTGTTCGAGGAAAAATCAAGAAGTATGCCTCTAAAGAGGTGATGGGCAAAAAAAATTTCCCAAGGCACGAATGAAGCAAGACAAGGACAACTTCCATGTCCACGCTGAGGACGGCCAGCCCAAGAAGCAAAGGACCAAGAGCCTTGCCACTCTCATGGATCAAGGACGTGACAACCAAGACCTTGAGAAACTTAGGAATAAAGTACGAAATCTAACAGAAATGGTAAAAGAACTTACCTAAAAGTTAGCAAAAGATGAACACCGCATCTAAAGGAGATGATTCGTTCGATGAAACATAGGAAGATTCACGGAAGATGAATCCAAACAGTAATCCTTCGCAGATAATCTTGACTTGTGGAAAACAACGACGATGGAGGAATCGTCAAATAGTGTCTATGTTACCCATGAACCCTCAGTCAAAGCTTTAATGTATTCTTTTTCTTCCTTAAATTTCACCCAATAGTAATCATTCTCAAAATCCATCAATTGAATTGTCAACTTTGATTTCTAGAGAAAATACACCTTAATAAGGCGTTGGAATAAACTTTCCTTCCCATTTTGATAACCATTGAAAGACACATACTTCTCTCAACCAACAAGTGAATTTCTCTCAGAGAAACATATAGACGGTATACCATTTATGACTGTCGTGATTACTTCCCCTTCCTGTAACTTCCAAGTTATCCACTTCGCGAGCCTCCAACTTGGTAATACCACCTCCCAGGAGCATATCCTTGAAAGAAGACCGAGTTCCCTCAACAGACTCAATTCGTCGGATCACCCGTGTCAATAGGATCATCCTCCCTGCAGCGACCATCTTAGTCGCTCTACCAATACCCACGTTGAGAGAGTTCTAGTGAATTCTTTttcaattattatataattaatattaaaattaataatcttttatttatttataatgtaattattaatatttatgttctattattatatatatataaaaatgcatTTATTTGTTcatatgtttatttattgttcacaataaaattcaattaatttaaacaaacaaATACAAGGAGaacaaacataatttaaaattcttaACAAACACAAAGGGCACAAACTAACATAAAAGTAAACAAACTATTAGTCGTTCAACCTCAAATCATTTCCAACCCTACCTACTACCACACTCCAAACAAGTGGCATAAGCATGCTATGCTTATCAAAGTCatttttacaaagaaaaatatagatttttctgttttgttgaagaaaaaaaaagtattcttTTACAATAATAATTCACACATCCTAGTACACAAACCCTTAAAAAGCAgacaaatttatatgaaattctACAGCAGTGATGGTAATTGATAGTACCATGTTTTTATTGCACACAAATGCAATGCCTCCAGGGCCGAATATATGCTCAAAGTTTTGACATCAGACCATTCTGCATAGACTTGGGTACCACATTTTCCTTGATATCATTGTCTTTCGTATCCAATTCGCACGCATTTGGAGGGACATCCACAGCAGGAGAGCAGTTAAAGAATCCATGCGGCTGAATATAAAGCCAACACAACAGACAACTAATTAATTAACACCTGCTCATCACATCAAATAATTTCCACTAACAAGAAACAGAAAAGCCAACATCCGTTACTATTTTTCGTTCTAGGTTAATCCATTTTTTGGGGCCTGAATTAAGTAATTGTTCTCACATTGAAACCTAAACTTTATTTTTGTCTAAGTTAGTCCCCTATGCGAGAATAATTGCCAAGTTCAGAGAAAGTTTAGGTCCTTATGTGAGAACATTTGCCAAAGTTCAGCCCCAAATAATGCATTAACCTTATCGTTAAATAAATGttcaacaataaaaaaaacgTAAATTTTACTAGTTTTTCAAGGTGGCAACAACTTTCCCTAATTGCTTGTGAGAAAGGAAGCCCCATCAAAGGCCTTTATAAGCTAGCAGAACAAGTGATCATAAGCATAAACAAAGCATATGAGAGTACTAAAGCAATTCTAATAAATGGCTGGAGTCTGAACTCAATTAGATGGTTACCATCAGCATGAAACCAATGCGCTCCACTGGCATCACAGGCCAGTCTTCCAGTCGAGGGACATGGGTAATTCCGAAAACATACCTGCAGTAGTAATAACTCGTTATGGTTGGTCCAAACAAAACGGATCAAAGAAAATGCATTTTTATTTAGAAAGAAGTCAAGACCACAACCATTCTCCCCTATTATGCTACAGGGACAAAACCACAAGTCTCCATAGCCCAATCATAAAGAAGATTTTAAAGGAAAAGGACACTGCCTTCTTCTTTCAGCAATTTGACATGACACCAGTGCTGTATTGGCAAACAGCTGTGAAGCATAAAGTGTTAAAAAGTAAATGCTTTAATAAGAAAGACCAATTCAACAAACCAGAGAACAATATCAGTTTCCTCCAGAGAACGATCCTGCTTGACCCATGTAGCCAATCCTTCACCAGCACGTGGATTTTGATTAGGAAACTCTCCTCCAGGAAACATCTCATTAGGAGCACACTGAGTAACCCAAAGGTTATGCTTCAAGAAAGCAGCTCTTCTTAAAAACTTGGCCTCAGAACCAGCTAGTGGTAGACAGTTGGAGCCAGGTACAAGTTTATAACCAGTCAGTTGACCACTCCTGTTTACTGTCCTTGTATTCCTCACCTGCCATATTGCAATTATGCATTCATTGAGCACATAAATATGTATCACACTATCACttatttataagataaaataaaaggatAGGCACGATTAAGATTACACAATCACAATACTAGTATCCAGAAATTGAAGTCCCATGCCACACATCTTACTTTTATCAACATACTGAAACACAACtgagaaaaattaacaaaaatacttACTCTTAAGACAAATCAATGAAtgtaaaaaacttttttttttttaacttttatttctgGTAAAATATTACTTTGCCTCAATTAACTCTTATTGAATATGTTCCCCAGGTGCAATTGACTCTTAGATCAACCTGCTGGATACACCACTCCTGAGGCTACAAGCATATGATGAAACCAATAAAACCaacatttatatgttaaaatgaCCATTGACAGCTGTAAGCTAGAATATAATCTTTGAGGATGACTGAGGACTAAAAAACATCACAAC
Protein-coding sequences here:
- the LOC107886209 gene encoding chaperone protein ClpC1, chloroplastic, translated to MAKILAQSAIVPTLLSSRSHGASKESGKPKRSAKMMCSLQTPGLRIRSFSGLRGSNSLDNIVRYGQDFHSKVGISISSQRGRGSRCVPKAMFERFTEKAIKVIMLAQEEARRLGHNFVGTEQILLGLIGEGTGIAAKVLKSMGINLKDARVEVEKIIGRGSGFVAVEIPFTPRAKRVLELSLEEARQLGHNYIGSEHLLLGLLREGEGVAARVLENLGADPSNIRTQVIRMVGEGNEVSVVTGGSGGNTKMPTLEEYGTNLTKLAEEGKLDPVVGRQDQIERVVQILGRRTKNNPCLIGEPGVGKTAIAEGLAQRIASGDVPDTIEGKKVITLDMGLLVAGTKYRGEFEERLKKLMEEIKQSDEIILFIDEVHTLIGAGAAEGAIDAANILKPALARGELQCIGATTLDEYRKHIEKDPALERRFQPVKVPEPSVDETIQILKGLRERYEIHHKLRYTDEALISAAQLSYQYISDRFLPDKAIDLIDEAGSRVRLRHAQLPEEAKELEKELRQITKSKNEAVRSQDFEKAGELRDREIELRAQITAIQEKDKEMNKAEAEAGDGGPVVTEVDIQHIVSSWTGIPVEKVSTDESDRLLKMEETLHKRVIGQDEAVIAISRAIRRARVGLKNPNRPIASFIFSGPTGVGKSELAKALAAYYFGSEEAMIRLDMSEFMERHTVSKLIGSPPGYVGYTEGGQLTEAVRRRPYTVVLFDEIEKAHPDVFNMMLQILEDGRLTDSKGRTVDFKNTLLIMTSNVGSSVIEKGGRRIGFDLDYDEKDSSYNRIKSLVTEELKQYFRPEFLNRLDEMIVFRQLTKLEVKEIADIMLKEVFDRLKDKEIELQVTERFRERVVEEGYNPSYGARPLRRAIMRLLEDSMAEKMLAREIKEGDSVIVDVDSDGNVTVLNGSSGTPESLGDPISVV